From one Rhopalosiphum padi isolate XX-2018 chromosome 2, ASM2088224v1, whole genome shotgun sequence genomic stretch:
- the LOC132919595 gene encoding caspase-1-like, producing the protein MESPQEENVSLDFGTTTKGEEYLLSVSTGFYEEEFDDDEVFLDDSQSIDMESLSEIPTRVRRTSDVIDCVGGTMSPAHIKRHSFPSASGEVTYSATSQATNITDLNRSRRTELTTESVDLGYSSPGAQSSSGRSIKGTWFRFSNSNDPDSVDARPTHILDEEQTSNSNSKLSPGFKKSGEEIRMPVTKDATCYNMDHEYRGIAVIINNDVFEGPAQSLPERKGSWKDVEELKTMFYRLDFSVLVWNNLYHEELTRRLNELANDDHSQSDCLAIVVLTHGISSSFIYAKDNPYPVEFLWNSFTPDKCRTLAGKPKMFFVQACRGERLDPGITLRREVETEVDSSNASYKIPKHADFLITFSTYDGYYSFRHPENGTWFIQSLCIEMNKHDLSNNDLLGIMTRVSRRVALDHESYNPDHPWLHKQKQIPTIHSMLIRDVFFKPKNKPPPEPVILQNIVS; encoded by the exons ATGGAATCTCCACAAGAAGAAAATGTGTCATTAGATTTTGGCACAACAACCAAGGGAGAAGAGTATCTTTTGTCGGTATCCACTGGTTTTTACGAGGAAGAATTTGACGACGACGAAGTATTTTTGGACGATTCACAAAGTATTGATATGGAATCATTATCGGAAATTCCAACCCGTGTTCGTAGAACTTCAGATGTTATTGACTGTGTTGGCGGAACTATGTCTCCAGCACATATTAAACGTCATAGTTTTCCATCAGCATCTGGTGAGGTTACGTATTCAGCTACATCACAAGCTACAAACATCACAGATCTAAATCGATCTAGGCGTACTGAGCTGACAACAGAATCAGTTGATCTTGGCTATAGTAGCCCTGGTGCACAGTCTTCTTCGGGCAGATCTATTAAAGGAACATGGTTCAGGTTTAGTAACAGTAATGATCCTGATTCTGTTGATGCTCGACCAACTCACATATTAGATGAAGAACAAACATCAAATTCAAAcag caaaCTAAGTCCTGGTTTCAAGAAATCTGGCGAAGAGATTAGAATGCCTGTAACTAAAGATGCTACATGTTATAATATGGATCATGAATATCGGGGTATCGCTGTTATCATAAACAATGATGTTTTTGAAGGACCTGCACAGAGTTTACCTGAGCGGAAAGGTTCATGGAAAGATGTTGAAGAGTTGAAAACAATGTTCTATCGTTTAGATTTTAGTGTTTTGGTTTGGAATAACTTGTATCACGAAGAATTGACTCGTCGTTTGAATGAAT tggcTAATGATGATCATTCTCAAAGTGATTGTCTTGCTATTGTTGTGTTGACTCATGGGATCAGTTCATCATTTATTTATGCCAAAGACAATCCATACCCAGTTGAATTTTTGTGGAATTCATTTACACCTGATAAATGCCGTACACTGGCTGGAAAAcctaaaatgttttttgtacAG GCATGTCGCGGAGAAAGGCTTGATCCTGGTATTACATTGCGTAGAGAAGTAGAAACTGAAGTAGATTCTTCCAATGCCTCATACAAAATTCCTAAACATGCAGATTTCTTGATTACTTTCAGCACTTACGAtg gttatTATTCGTTCAGGCATCCTGAGAACGGCACATGGTTTATTCAAAGTCTTTGTATTGAAATGAACAAACATGATCTTAGCAACAATGATTTGTTAGGAATTATGACTCGTGTGTCTAGACGAGTTGCTTTGGATCATGAATCTTACAATCCAGATCACCCATGGCTACATAAGCAAAAGCAGATACCCACCATTCACTCGATGCTCATTAGAGATGTGTTTTTTAAGCCTAAAAATAAACCTCCTCCCGAACcagttattttacaaaata tcgtTAGCTGA